From Cellvibrio zantedeschiae, the proteins below share one genomic window:
- a CDS encoding TonB-dependent receptor, which yields MKKLPFNHMLALLSTMTLVAGSHAVYAQQAAAEAEEVVVTGFKASLEKAQEVKKASSSIVEAIAAEDIGKLPDSSIAESLARLPGLAGERRDGRTSGLSVRGFNENYVATTMNGREILGIGDNRGVEYDLYPSEIISGATIYKTPDATLVNQGLGGIVNLSTIRPLDHAPVMSVSGNFEQNDLKSANPDFKDTGHRLAFTYADKFADDTIGVALSVATMESPSQEQQFRAWGYTDVDTNGDGVNDARAIGGQDTNVRSSLMKRDTYSGVFQYRPNDKVEVTVDALHIDFNDDKVFRGYEEGFAWGGGAVNTYGNVVDGLAMSGTTSNFASVIRNDGDSKEAKLDTFGLNVKYFLSDEWSLTLDAATGKSEKDQLDMESYSGVGRAPFGGAVTAGPQGAKNARAWTMTSKGAFFSAHPSLTQPDYSNAAIIKLAGPQAWGGGASPAFGGRNDQQDGFVNNPHFEEELTTLRLQASGDVEFSIVTGVEFGINYSDRSKSKVNYGAFLTSPEYYAADGVTIDAGDAAVPTKYITGVADLSVFGLGKMLAYDGIQMYRDGYYKETPAALFETNRLGDTYTVDEEVTTLFGMAKFETGVLTGNVGLQVISTDQSATGFATQTKAGGYVQATPVKDGKKYVQLLPSLNMNFQITDDQVVRFASAKTQSRSRMDDMRPNSTIGFSFDTARRNSTDPLFSAWSASSGNSTLKPTEAIQFDLSYEWYFAEDGLLSAAYFYKDLQSWNLNTRVVTDFSSYIIPGYHDVFTAADTAAGYSLKSKQGVTTANVAAGSGYAAGTEFQANIPLRLVSDYLDGLGVIASAAFMDGEIDNAGVKQEVPGLSKETYQLTVYYENSGFEARVSARKRDEYLSETQGLSLALTPGTDLGATLVDAQIGYNFANSGIQALEGLTITLQAQNLTNESTVVTEPDDAREIDRYQNFGANYLLGFSYKF from the coding sequence ATGAAAAAATTACCGTTCAATCATATGCTGGCACTCTTATCAACCATGACGTTGGTAGCAGGCTCTCATGCAGTTTATGCGCAGCAGGCCGCAGCGGAAGCCGAAGAAGTTGTAGTGACCGGTTTTAAAGCGAGCTTGGAAAAAGCGCAAGAAGTTAAGAAGGCCAGTTCTTCTATTGTTGAAGCTATTGCAGCAGAAGATATTGGTAAATTACCTGATAGTAGTATTGCAGAATCTTTGGCGCGTTTGCCTGGCTTGGCTGGTGAGCGTCGCGACGGTCGTACCAGTGGTTTGTCTGTGCGTGGTTTTAACGAGAACTACGTTGCCACCACCATGAATGGCCGTGAAATTCTCGGCATCGGTGACAACCGCGGTGTTGAGTACGATTTGTATCCATCAGAAATTATTTCTGGCGCAACTATTTATAAAACGCCCGATGCAACTTTGGTTAACCAAGGGTTGGGCGGTATTGTAAATTTGTCCACCATTCGTCCGTTGGATCACGCTCCGGTTATGAGCGTTAGTGGCAACTTTGAACAAAATGATTTGAAATCTGCAAACCCTGATTTTAAAGATACAGGCCATCGTTTGGCATTTACCTACGCTGATAAATTTGCAGATGACACAATTGGTGTTGCGCTTTCTGTTGCAACTATGGAATCGCCAAGCCAAGAGCAACAATTCCGCGCGTGGGGCTACACCGATGTTGACACTAATGGCGACGGCGTAAATGACGCGCGTGCAATTGGTGGCCAGGATACCAACGTGCGTTCTTCGCTCATGAAACGCGATACTTATTCAGGTGTTTTCCAATATCGTCCAAACGATAAAGTGGAAGTAACTGTCGACGCTTTGCATATCGATTTTAATGACGACAAAGTATTCCGCGGTTACGAAGAAGGTTTTGCGTGGGGCGGTGGTGCAGTAAATACTTATGGCAATGTTGTTGATGGTTTGGCCATGTCTGGTACCACCAGTAACTTCGCAAGCGTTATCCGTAACGATGGCGACAGCAAAGAAGCGAAGCTTGATACTTTTGGTTTGAATGTAAAATATTTCCTCTCTGACGAGTGGTCATTAACGCTTGATGCAGCAACTGGTAAATCAGAGAAAGACCAATTGGATATGGAATCTTATTCCGGTGTTGGTCGTGCTCCATTTGGTGGTGCTGTTACTGCGGGCCCCCAAGGTGCAAAAAATGCACGCGCATGGACTATGACATCTAAAGGTGCATTCTTCTCTGCACATCCAAGTTTGACTCAACCTGACTACAGCAACGCAGCCATTATTAAATTAGCGGGTCCACAAGCCTGGGGCGGTGGTGCATCTCCTGCATTTGGTGGTCGTAATGATCAGCAAGATGGTTTCGTAAATAACCCACACTTTGAAGAAGAATTAACTACCTTGCGTCTGCAAGCATCTGGCGATGTTGAGTTCTCAATCGTAACAGGTGTTGAATTTGGTATTAATTATTCTGATCGTAGCAAATCAAAAGTTAACTATGGTGCGTTCTTAACGTCACCAGAATATTACGCTGCTGACGGTGTAACTATTGATGCGGGTGATGCGGCAGTTCCAACTAAATACATCACCGGTGTTGCCGATTTGAGCGTGTTTGGTTTGGGCAAAATGCTTGCTTATGACGGTATTCAAATGTACCGCGATGGTTATTACAAAGAGACACCTGCAGCCTTATTTGAAACTAACCGTTTAGGTGATACTTACACTGTTGATGAAGAAGTAACAACATTATTTGGTATGGCTAAATTCGAAACCGGTGTTCTGACAGGTAATGTTGGTTTGCAAGTTATTAGCACTGATCAATCAGCAACCGGCTTTGCAACGCAAACTAAAGCTGGCGGTTACGTGCAAGCAACACCGGTTAAAGATGGCAAAAAATATGTGCAATTGTTGCCAAGCTTGAACATGAATTTCCAGATTACAGATGATCAAGTAGTGCGTTTTGCATCGGCAAAAACACAATCGCGTTCACGTATGGATGACATGCGTCCAAACAGCACCATTGGTTTCTCGTTCGATACAGCGCGTCGTAACAGTACAGATCCATTGTTCAGTGCGTGGAGTGCTTCATCAGGTAATTCAACATTGAAACCAACGGAAGCTATTCAGTTTGACTTGTCTTACGAGTGGTATTTTGCAGAAGACGGTTTGTTGTCTGCTGCTTACTTCTACAAAGATTTGCAATCATGGAATCTTAATACTCGCGTAGTGACAGATTTCAGCAGCTACATTATTCCTGGTTACCATGATGTATTTACCGCGGCAGATACGGCTGCAGGTTACAGCTTGAAATCAAAACAAGGTGTGACAACTGCTAACGTTGCAGCAGGTTCTGGTTATGCAGCTGGTACAGAATTCCAGGCAAATATTCCGTTGCGTTTAGTCAGTGACTATCTGGATGGTTTAGGTGTTATCGCAAGTGCCGCATTTATGGACGGTGAAATTGATAACGCTGGCGTTAAACAAGAAGTTCCTGGTTTGTCCAAAGAAACCTATCAGTTGACCGTGTACTACGAAAACTCAGGTTTCGAAGCTCGTGTGTCTGCACGTAAGCGTGATGAATACTTGTCTGAAACCCAGGGCTTAAGTTTGGCGTTGACTCCAGGTACAGATTTAGGTGCAACGTTGGTTGATGCGCAAATTGGTTATAACTTTGCAAACAGCGGCATTCAGGCTCTTGAAGGTTTGACTATCACCCTGCAAGCGCAAAATTTAACGAACGAATCTACAGTAGTAACTGAACCTGATGACGCTCGCGAAATTGATCGCTACCAGAACTTTGGCGCTAACTATTTGTTAGGCTTCAGCTACAAGTTCTAA
- a CDS encoding tryptophan halogenase family protein produces the protein MNKPIKKVVIVGGGTAGWMSAALLKKVMGSVVDIELIESEEIGRIGVGEATIPPIRYFNQALGIDEAEFLRETKASIKLAIKFENWRVPGEGYFHTFGGAGKNIGFCAFHHFWLRAKTLGDKSSLWDYDLNYLCAASNKFAPINSKDPALEMQYAFHFDASLYANFLRKFSENIGVIRTEGLIERVTVHPDSGAVDHLILKNGRVVHGDLFVDCSGMRALLIQQTLGTGYEDWSHWLPCDRAIAVPSERLAATLPYTRSIAHSAGWQWRIPLQHRNGNGIVYSSNHYSQDEAAAILLNNLDSKALAEPNFISFKTGRRLKQWNKNVIAVGLSSGFLEPLESTSIHLIQSAIVRLIKLFPHAGIDAVNVAEYNRQSKTEFEQVRDFIILHYHVNERTDSQFWRDLRNMEIPESLTHKINLFRATGKIFREQDDLFLESSWLQVMLGQGIVPRDYHALADNLSEPDLMSLLANMKKIKQSPLEQIPSHDEFLRQVCAR, from the coding sequence ATGAATAAGCCTATAAAAAAAGTTGTGATCGTCGGCGGTGGCACAGCGGGTTGGATGTCTGCTGCGTTACTAAAAAAAGTAATGGGCTCTGTTGTCGATATCGAACTTATTGAATCTGAAGAAATCGGCAGAATTGGGGTGGGCGAGGCAACGATTCCACCTATTCGCTATTTCAATCAAGCATTGGGAATCGATGAAGCAGAGTTTCTTCGTGAGACTAAAGCCAGCATTAAACTCGCTATTAAATTTGAAAACTGGCGTGTTCCCGGCGAAGGTTATTTCCATACTTTTGGTGGTGCAGGAAAAAACATCGGGTTTTGCGCGTTTCACCATTTTTGGTTGCGTGCAAAAACGCTGGGCGATAAATCCAGCCTATGGGATTACGATTTGAATTATCTCTGCGCAGCGTCAAATAAATTTGCGCCCATAAATTCAAAAGATCCTGCCTTGGAAATGCAATATGCGTTTCATTTTGACGCATCGCTTTACGCAAATTTCTTACGAAAATTTAGTGAAAATATTGGTGTAATACGCACAGAAGGTTTGATTGAACGGGTCACTGTTCATCCGGATTCTGGTGCCGTAGATCATCTTATCTTGAAAAATGGCAGGGTAGTTCACGGCGATTTATTTGTAGATTGCTCTGGTATGCGTGCTTTATTGATTCAACAAACACTGGGCACGGGTTACGAAGATTGGAGTCACTGGTTGCCTTGTGATCGTGCTATTGCTGTGCCCTCAGAACGCCTCGCGGCGACTTTGCCTTATACGCGCTCAATTGCCCATTCCGCCGGTTGGCAGTGGAGAATTCCTTTACAACACCGCAATGGTAATGGAATCGTCTATAGCAGCAATCATTATTCGCAAGATGAAGCTGCGGCCATACTACTAAATAATTTGGATTCCAAAGCGCTGGCCGAACCGAATTTTATTTCGTTTAAAACCGGTCGTCGGTTAAAACAATGGAACAAAAATGTTATTGCTGTGGGTTTGTCGAGCGGTTTTTTGGAGCCACTTGAATCTACCAGTATCCACCTTATCCAATCAGCCATAGTTCGCCTGATAAAACTTTTTCCGCATGCGGGAATAGATGCAGTTAACGTTGCGGAATACAACAGGCAATCGAAAACCGAGTTTGAGCAGGTGCGCGATTTTATTATTTTGCATTATCACGTCAATGAGCGAACTGATAGCCAATTCTGGCGCGATCTGCGCAATATGGAAATTCCTGAAAGTCTTACACACAAAATTAATTTGTTCCGGGCTACAGGAAAAATATTTCGTGAGCAGGATGACCTATTTTTAGAAAGTTCCTGGCTACAGGTTATGTTGGGGCAGGGTATTGTTCCGCGTGATTATCATGCGCTGGCCGATAATCTATCTGAGCCCGATTTAATGTCTTTGCTCGCCAATATGAAAAAAATTAAGCAGAGCCCGCTGGAACAAATACCAAGCCATGATGAATTTCTCAGGCAGGTTTGTGCAAGATAA
- a CDS encoding glycoside hydrolase family 13 protein: protein MKKLISVIGVWILSSYALATDTLIKHVEPLSWWVGMQHSQLQLMVHGENISTLTPEINYPGVTLVNTQTTDNKNFLFINLNISEATKAGSFVISFKSGDKQLAKIDYRLDTRAKNSAMRKGFSSNDVIYLLMPDRFANGSAANDSMADQLEKYNRTLSGGRHGGDLKGMQEHLDYIANMGFTMIWPTPLVENNQLQYSYHGYSATNHYKIDSRFGSNQDYKNYVIAANKKGLGVIQDVVLNHIGSGHWWMKDMPAKDWINFPDNYTQTTHRRTAIHDPHAAPEDATLFTDGWFVPTMPDLNQRNPLLATYLIQNSVWWIEYANLSGIREDTYSYSDKNFLSAWGKYLLEEYPNFNVVGEEWTSNQAIVASWQKGKRNDNGYISYIPSLMDFPVHDAMRTALTENEGWSTGLIKLYETIANDFIYADPMNMVVFPENHDTSRIFSALNDDVNLYKNAMVLSVTTRGIPQFFYGSEVLATSPKERDDGAVRSDMPGGWAGDNINAFSGKGLTPAQKDAQAFLKTLLNWRKTNEAVKTGKLVHYVPENSTYVYFRYTDSKTVMVVLNKNTQDSKLDLARFQNMLKGKASGKDILTSSVVDFSQPLTLKARTPMVIEL from the coding sequence ATGAAAAAATTAATATCGGTGATAGGCGTGTGGATCTTGTCGTCCTACGCCCTTGCAACAGACACGCTTATCAAGCATGTGGAGCCGCTCAGTTGGTGGGTGGGTATGCAGCATTCGCAATTGCAACTCATGGTGCATGGAGAAAATATCTCTACACTTACACCAGAAATTAATTACCCGGGTGTCACCCTTGTTAACACCCAGACAACGGATAATAAAAATTTCCTGTTTATAAACTTGAATATTTCTGAAGCAACAAAAGCGGGTAGCTTTGTTATTTCATTTAAATCCGGCGATAAGCAGCTTGCTAAAATTGATTATCGTTTGGATACGCGCGCAAAAAATTCCGCGATGCGCAAAGGTTTTAGCTCCAATGATGTTATCTATTTGCTAATGCCTGACCGTTTCGCAAACGGTTCCGCCGCCAATGATTCAATGGCAGATCAATTGGAAAAATATAATCGCACCTTGAGCGGTGGACGTCACGGTGGCGATTTAAAAGGTATGCAAGAGCATCTGGATTATATTGCCAATATGGGGTTTACCATGATTTGGCCAACGCCCCTCGTTGAGAATAATCAGCTGCAATATTCCTACCACGGTTACTCTGCAACTAATCATTATAAAATTGATAGTCGCTTTGGCAGCAATCAAGACTACAAAAATTATGTGATAGCAGCGAACAAAAAGGGCTTGGGTGTTATTCAGGATGTGGTGCTTAACCATATAGGTTCGGGTCATTGGTGGATGAAAGATATGCCCGCCAAAGACTGGATTAATTTTCCCGATAATTATACGCAAACCACACATCGCCGTACCGCTATTCATGATCCTCACGCCGCACCTGAGGATGCAACATTATTTACCGATGGCTGGTTTGTGCCCACCATGCCTGACTTGAATCAGCGCAATCCGTTATTGGCAACCTATTTAATTCAAAATTCGGTTTGGTGGATTGAATACGCCAATCTCTCGGGTATTCGCGAAGATACCTATTCTTATTCGGATAAAAATTTCCTCAGTGCTTGGGGAAAGTATTTGCTTGAGGAGTATCCCAACTTTAATGTGGTTGGCGAGGAATGGACAAGCAATCAGGCTATTGTTGCTTCCTGGCAAAAAGGCAAACGCAATGATAATGGCTACATATCCTACATTCCGAGTTTGATGGATTTTCCAGTGCATGATGCGATGCGCACTGCACTAACTGAAAATGAAGGCTGGTCTACAGGCTTAATAAAATTATACGAAACCATCGCCAATGATTTTATTTACGCGGATCCTATGAATATGGTTGTGTTTCCAGAGAACCACGATACCAGCCGTATTTTTTCAGCCTTAAATGACGACGTAAATTTGTATAAAAACGCCATGGTGTTAAGTGTAACTACGCGTGGTATACCACAATTTTTCTACGGCTCAGAAGTATTGGCGACCAGCCCCAAAGAACGCGATGACGGTGCCGTGCGTAGCGATATGCCGGGAGGTTGGGCTGGCGATAACATCAATGCATTTAGCGGTAAGGGATTAACTCCAGCACAGAAAGATGCGCAGGCATTTTTGAAAACATTATTAAATTGGCGTAAGACAAACGAAGCGGTAAAAACTGGAAAGCTTGTGCATTACGTTCCTGAAAATTCCACGTATGTTTATTTCCGTTATACAGATTCAAAAACAGTGATGGTTGTGCTGAATAAAAATACCCAGGACTCAAAGCTGGATTTAGCCAGATTTCAAAATATGCTAAAGGGAAAGGCCAGCGGTAAAGATATTTTGACTTCATCGGTAGTTGATTTTTCTCAACCACTTACCTTAAAAGCCAGGACGCCCATGGTGATTGAATTATAA
- a CDS encoding NAD(P)-binding protein, which translates to MPTIIVFCHLRWDFVYQRPQHLLSRLAKNYKVIVFEEPVFHDGKSFLKTYSPSANITICQPHTPIQTSGFHDDQLSELEPLVASLNPDDEDPIVWFYTPMALPLLKQLRAKLIIYDCMDELSAFQNAPKQLIQREKALLSVADIVFTGGPSLYQSKRNLHANVHCFPSSVDASHFEKALDRKNTNPAQINIAGPRLGFYGVIDERFDLELVAALADSDPTWQIILVGPVVKINPAALPQRENIHYLGQQPYESLPQFLAGWDVCLLPFALNESTRFISPTKVLEYMAAEVPIVSTAITDVVVPYSDTVSIAHNKAEFIAACKRYLALSAEQRSNLIAKMRTIVSATSWEKTAASMAKLIETTKARTSHVAHYEEQSQDNLKPNKAGINPLPAKLARFVNTAIIGGGPTGLSAAYHLGADTVLLERNANVGGWCRSIQDKGFTFDYAGHIMFSNDPYVLKLYDILLGDNQHWQNREAWVYSKNVYTRYPFQGALYGLPPEVIKDCIMGAIDARYGNLHSVSAEKKCDMEKLDDCCADGTLDAANAGATGVKRETQNFEEFIYRVWGAGIAKHFAIPYNKKLWTLPLTQMETSWLGGRVPLPDLGEIIDGALQPVGKPMGPNARFGYPKKGGFQALVSGFVPHIKGDIELNADVVQILPRDHLVVLADGRRYSYHNLISTMPLPELVRLIGSDAPEEVQAAARGLRHISIRCVNIGIARENVTDKHWIYYPEDSIFHRIFVQGNASSECNAPGGFGFTCEISYSPWKPLPLDGDELIARCIEDCIKVGMMTEEDTVITANQVDMPYAYVIYDHARAKNVTTVKNWMAKHNIILAGRYSEWEYYNSDHAFLAGKKAAETIANQLSSKATVATMES; encoded by the coding sequence ATGCCAACTATTATTGTGTTTTGCCATTTACGCTGGGATTTCGTTTATCAAAGACCGCAACATTTATTAAGCAGATTAGCGAAAAATTATAAAGTTATTGTTTTTGAAGAACCTGTATTTCATGACGGAAAAAGTTTTCTAAAAACCTACTCACCCAGTGCAAACATTACTATTTGCCAACCACATACACCTATACAGACCTCCGGCTTTCACGACGACCAACTATCGGAACTCGAACCTTTAGTCGCAAGTTTAAATCCTGACGACGAAGATCCGATTGTTTGGTTTTACACGCCCATGGCATTGCCGTTGTTAAAACAACTTCGCGCAAAATTGATTATCTATGATTGCATGGATGAGCTGTCAGCATTCCAAAACGCGCCAAAGCAACTCATACAGCGCGAGAAGGCGCTGCTTAGCGTAGCCGACATAGTGTTTACCGGTGGACCAAGCCTTTATCAATCAAAAAGAAATTTGCATGCAAACGTCCACTGTTTCCCCAGCAGTGTAGACGCAAGTCATTTTGAAAAAGCTTTGGACAGAAAAAATACCAACCCCGCGCAAATAAATATCGCCGGCCCACGTTTGGGATTTTATGGTGTGATAGACGAGCGTTTCGATTTGGAATTAGTTGCTGCATTAGCAGACTCAGATCCAACCTGGCAAATAATACTGGTTGGGCCTGTAGTGAAAATTAATCCGGCAGCCTTACCACAACGGGAGAATATTCATTATCTCGGTCAGCAGCCCTATGAATCTTTACCGCAATTTTTGGCAGGATGGGATGTTTGCCTCTTACCTTTCGCGCTAAATGAATCAACACGCTTTATTAGCCCAACAAAAGTGTTGGAATACATGGCAGCAGAAGTGCCCATTGTAAGCACCGCTATCACAGATGTTGTTGTTCCTTACAGCGATACAGTTTCCATTGCACATAATAAAGCAGAATTTATTGCAGCATGTAAGCGCTATTTGGCGTTATCAGCTGAGCAACGGTCAAACTTAATTGCAAAAATGCGCACAATTGTTTCTGCAACCTCCTGGGAAAAAACAGCTGCCAGCATGGCTAAACTTATAGAAACCACAAAGGCGCGAACCAGCCATGTCGCTCATTACGAAGAACAAAGTCAGGATAATCTTAAACCTAACAAAGCCGGAATTAATCCGCTGCCTGCAAAGCTGGCTCGCTTTGTTAATACCGCCATTATTGGCGGTGGCCCTACGGGTTTAAGCGCCGCCTATCATTTAGGTGCGGATACCGTTTTGCTTGAGCGAAATGCAAATGTGGGCGGCTGGTGCAGATCGATTCAGGACAAAGGTTTTACCTTCGATTATGCCGGCCACATAATGTTTTCCAACGATCCCTACGTACTAAAACTTTACGATATTTTATTGGGCGACAATCAACACTGGCAAAATCGTGAAGCTTGGGTCTATAGCAAAAATGTATATACCCGCTATCCATTCCAGGGGGCGCTTTACGGATTACCACCAGAAGTCATCAAGGACTGTATCATGGGTGCGATTGATGCGCGCTACGGAAATCTGCATAGTGTTAGCGCAGAAAAAAAATGTGATATGGAAAAACTGGACGATTGTTGTGCCGATGGAACTCTTGATGCAGCCAATGCTGGCGCAACAGGAGTAAAACGCGAAACACAAAACTTTGAAGAATTTATTTATAGAGTGTGGGGTGCTGGCATAGCAAAACATTTTGCAATTCCCTACAACAAAAAATTGTGGACATTGCCGCTAACACAAATGGAAACGTCCTGGTTAGGCGGACGAGTTCCCCTTCCAGACTTAGGCGAAATAATTGATGGCGCCTTACAACCCGTGGGAAAACCTATGGGGCCTAACGCGCGCTTTGGCTATCCCAAAAAAGGTGGATTCCAAGCCTTGGTATCTGGATTTGTTCCGCATATTAAAGGCGACATTGAACTCAATGCTGATGTAGTGCAGATACTTCCGCGTGACCACTTGGTGGTATTGGCTGATGGCCGTCGTTATAGTTACCACAATTTAATTTCCACTATGCCCTTACCAGAACTCGTGCGTTTAATCGGATCTGATGCACCCGAAGAAGTTCAAGCGGCCGCGAGAGGTTTGCGACACATATCCATTCGCTGTGTAAATATTGGAATTGCGCGCGAAAATGTTACCGATAAACATTGGATTTATTATCCTGAAGATTCCATTTTTCATCGCATATTTGTGCAGGGAAATGCTAGCTCTGAATGCAATGCACCCGGCGGTTTTGGTTTCACTTGTGAGATTTCTTATTCGCCCTGGAAACCACTGCCTCTCGACGGCGATGAACTGATTGCTCGCTGCATAGAAGATTGTATTAAAGTGGGCATGATGACGGAAGAAGATACAGTGATTACGGCAAATCAAGTTGATATGCCTTACGCCTATGTTATTTATGACCATGCTCGCGCTAAAAACGTTACAACCGTTAAAAACTGGATGGCAAAACACAATATTATTTTAGCGGGCCGCTATAGCGAGTGGGAGTATTACAATTCTGATCATGCTTTTTTGGCGGGAAAGAAAGCGGCCGAAACAATTGCCAATCAACTTTCATCGAAAGCAACTGTAGCAACAATGGAATCCTAA
- a CDS encoding glycoside hydrolase family 2 protein, translating to MTSDAFAYPRPQLVRENWLSLNGKWKFAFDDNNQFQNLSDDIPWDKEILVPYPPESEASGVGDRGYHYACWYKREFEISTKGQRVLLHFGAVDYRAKVWVNGHLVVEHIGGHTPFSADITFALGDSEKHVVTVYAEDDPHDLAKPRGKQDWQLQPHSIWYPRTTGIWQTVWLEPVANTYINKIRWTPNFDGFEIGCETNIAGDLNADFTVEVTISHNGKLLADDHYKIIGHEAARKISLSDPGIDDSRNELLWSPERPTLLDAEIILLRDGEVIDKVSSYTALRSAHINRDRFMLNGRPYFLRLVLDQGYWPDTLLTAPSDDALRRDVELTKAMGFNGVRKHQKIEDPRYLYWADKLGLLVWEEMPSAYRFTSTAIKRLVREWEEVIDRDYSHPCIIVWVPFNESWGVPNLTSTQAHRNAVEALYHLTRTFDSTRPVIGNDGWEASATDLIGIHDYDANPQSIAARYGSSVQQELFDRRRPGGRILTLDGYPHRGQPIVLTEFGGIAYAKQRHSEEGQEMWGYSQASSDGDFFNRYRQLLEVVNETAMFSGFCYTQFADTFQEANGLLFADRTPKLPLEKIAAATGNIK from the coding sequence ATGACCAGTGATGCTTTCGCATATCCACGACCACAACTGGTGAGAGAAAACTGGTTGTCATTAAATGGCAAATGGAAATTCGCTTTCGATGACAATAATCAATTTCAAAATTTGTCGGATGATATTCCCTGGGACAAAGAAATACTTGTGCCTTATCCTCCAGAGTCTGAGGCGAGTGGCGTAGGTGATCGCGGATATCATTACGCGTGTTGGTATAAACGCGAATTTGAAATTTCCACAAAAGGGCAGCGTGTATTGCTTCACTTCGGCGCCGTGGATTACCGTGCGAAAGTGTGGGTCAATGGACATTTGGTGGTAGAGCATATTGGCGGGCACACGCCATTTTCTGCAGACATCACCTTTGCGTTAGGTGATTCTGAAAAACATGTAGTAACGGTTTATGCAGAAGATGACCCACACGATTTAGCGAAGCCACGTGGTAAGCAGGATTGGCAATTACAACCGCATTCTATTTGGTATCCGCGCACTACAGGAATTTGGCAAACCGTGTGGCTTGAGCCCGTTGCAAACACCTACATCAACAAAATTCGGTGGACACCAAATTTTGATGGTTTTGAGATTGGCTGTGAAACAAATATAGCAGGAGATCTCAATGCGGATTTTACCGTTGAGGTAACCATTTCACACAATGGAAAACTACTAGCTGATGATCACTATAAAATTATTGGCCACGAAGCCGCGCGAAAAATAAGTTTATCTGATCCAGGTATAGATGATTCGCGCAACGAATTATTGTGGAGCCCGGAACGCCCTACATTGCTCGATGCAGAAATTATTTTGCTGCGCGACGGTGAAGTGATCGACAAGGTTTCGTCTTATACGGCCCTGCGTTCTGCGCATATTAATCGCGACAGATTTATGCTCAACGGCAGGCCCTATTTTTTGCGTCTCGTTCTGGACCAAGGTTATTGGCCCGATACTTTATTAACAGCGCCATCTGATGATGCGCTGCGTCGCGATGTAGAGCTTACCAAAGCTATGGGTTTTAACGGTGTGAGAAAACACCAGAAAATTGAAGACCCGCGTTATTTATATTGGGCCGATAAATTAGGTTTATTAGTGTGGGAGGAAATGCCTTCTGCATATAGATTTACGTCTACTGCAATTAAACGTTTAGTGCGGGAATGGGAAGAAGTTATTGACCGTGATTACAGTCATCCCTGCATAATTGTTTGGGTGCCTTTCAATGAATCCTGGGGTGTGCCAAATCTTACGTCAACACAAGCACATAGGAATGCCGTTGAAGCGCTTTATCATTTAACGCGTACTTTCGATTCTACTCGCCCTGTTATAGGTAACGATGGCTGGGAAGCATCAGCAACTGACCTTATTGGTATTCACGATTACGACGCAAATCCGCAGAGTATCGCTGCGCGTTACGGTTCGTCAGTGCAACAGGAACTGTTTGATCGTCGTCGCCCCGGTGGAAGAATTCTCACGCTCGATGGTTATCCGCATCGCGGTCAACCCATTGTGCTAACCGAGTTTGGTGGCATTGCCTATGCCAAGCAGCGTCACTCGGAAGAAGGGCAAGAAATGTGGGGATACTCACAAGCATCCAGTGATGGAGATTTTTTCAATCGATATCGTCAATTGCTAGAGGTGGTTAACGAAACCGCAATGTTCAGTGGTTTTTGTTACACACAATTTGCCGATACCTTTCAAGAGGCGAACGGTTTGTTGTTTGCTGATCGCACACCTAAGTTGCCTTTGGAAAAAATCGCCGCAGCTACGGGAAATATAAAATAA